Proteins encoded in a region of the Pseudomonas shahriarae genome:
- a CDS encoding 3'-5' exonuclease, producing the protein MNHVKAQPNHKMLEWSARFETLAGEAVNSRLRQFYQAGAVSAQASIESVQLLALDVETTGLDAQADSIVSIGVMPFTLQRIYCGSSLYWVIKPASELKEKSVTFHHITHAEISDAPTFERVLAPLLEAMAGKVMVVHYRNIERAFLDQAVRSHLGEGFEFPVIDTMQLEARLHRRKRGWFARLMGRSQPSIRLADSRARLGLPAYHAHHALTDALATAELLQAQVATHYSTSTPVGELWN; encoded by the coding sequence ATGAACCACGTGAAAGCGCAGCCCAATCATAAAATGCTGGAGTGGTCCGCGCGGTTTGAGACGCTGGCAGGCGAGGCCGTTAACAGCCGCTTGCGACAGTTCTATCAAGCCGGCGCGGTCTCGGCACAGGCATCCATTGAAAGCGTGCAATTGCTGGCCTTGGACGTAGAAACCACCGGCCTTGATGCACAGGCTGACAGTATTGTGAGCATCGGCGTCATGCCGTTCACGCTGCAGCGCATTTATTGTGGGAGTTCGCTTTACTGGGTGATAAAGCCAGCGTCCGAGCTGAAGGAAAAGTCAGTGACGTTTCATCACATAACCCATGCTGAAATTTCAGATGCTCCCACCTTTGAGCGGGTGCTGGCGCCATTGCTGGAGGCCATGGCAGGTAAGGTGATGGTCGTCCATTACCGGAATATTGAGCGGGCCTTTCTGGATCAGGCAGTGCGTAGCCATTTAGGGGAGGGGTTTGAGTTTCCGGTCATCGATACGATGCAGTTAGAAGCCCGTCTACACCGGCGAAAACGCGGGTGGTTCGCCCGACTTATGGGGCGCTCACAACCGTCCATAAGGCTGGCGGATAGCCGAGCGCGCCTTGGCCTTCCGGCTTATCACGCTCACCATGCATTAACCGATGCCCTGGCGACGGCAGAACTGTTGCAGGCGCAAGTAGCGACTCATTACTCAACGTCCACGCCTGTTGGCGAGTTATGGAACTGA
- the dctM gene encoding C4-dicarboxylate TRAP transporter large permease protein DctM, whose translation MTIAFLFTALFALMFIGVPIAISLGLAGSLTLVFFSPDSVRSLAIKLFETSEHYTLLAIPFFLLAGAFMTTGGVARRLIDFANACVGHIRGGLAIAAVLACMLFAALSGSSPATVAAVGSIAIAGMVRSGYPQAFGAGIVCNAGTLGILIPPSIVMVVYAAATETSVGKLFMAGVIPGLLLGITLMVAIYIVAVKKNLPALPRATLREFLSAARKAIWGLLLMLIILGGIYTGMFTPTEAAAVAAVYSAFIALFVYKDLTFRETPKVLLDAAKLSIMLMFIIANAMLFAHVLTTEQLPQQITAWVIEAGLTPVTFLLVVNIVLLVAGAFMEPSAIILILAPILFPIAIKLGIDPIHLGIIMVVNLEIGLITPPVGLNLFVTSAVTGMSVPATIKAAMPWLVLLLLFLVLITYVPWIALALPNWLGMN comes from the coding sequence ATGACCATTGCCTTCCTGTTCACGGCACTCTTCGCATTGATGTTCATTGGTGTGCCCATTGCCATTTCCTTGGGCTTGGCGGGCTCGCTGACCCTTGTATTTTTCAGCCCAGACTCAGTACGTTCCCTTGCAATAAAGTTGTTTGAAACGTCGGAGCACTACACCCTGCTGGCGATTCCGTTTTTCTTGCTTGCAGGCGCCTTCATGACCACCGGCGGCGTCGCACGCCGACTGATCGACTTTGCCAACGCCTGCGTCGGCCATATTCGTGGGGGGCTGGCCATCGCCGCCGTATTGGCCTGCATGCTGTTTGCAGCCCTTTCCGGCTCCAGCCCCGCGACGGTTGCGGCGGTAGGTTCGATCGCCATTGCCGGCATGGTGCGCTCTGGCTACCCGCAGGCATTCGGCGCGGGAATCGTCTGTAACGCGGGCACACTGGGTATCCTGATACCACCCTCAATTGTGATGGTGGTTTATGCCGCCGCCACCGAGACATCCGTTGGCAAGCTGTTCATGGCCGGCGTCATACCAGGCCTGTTGCTGGGGATAACGCTGATGGTGGCGATCTACATCGTCGCCGTTAAGAAAAACTTACCGGCCCTGCCACGTGCAACCCTGCGTGAGTTTCTGAGTGCTGCGCGTAAAGCCATCTGGGGATTGCTGTTGATGCTGATCATCCTGGGTGGCATTTACACCGGGATGTTCACGCCGACGGAAGCCGCCGCCGTTGCTGCCGTGTATTCAGCGTTCATCGCCTTGTTCGTCTATAAGGATCTGACGTTTCGCGAGACCCCTAAAGTGCTGCTGGACGCCGCCAAGTTGAGCATCATGCTGATGTTCATCATTGCCAACGCCATGCTCTTTGCTCATGTATTAACCACCGAGCAGTTACCCCAACAAATCACGGCCTGGGTGATCGAGGCGGGGCTGACACCGGTGACCTTCCTACTGGTGGTGAACATTGTCTTGTTGGTGGCTGGCGCCTTTATGGAGCCCTCGGCCATTATCCTGATCCTGGCGCCGATCCTTTTTCCAATTGCCATAAAGCTGGGTATCGACCCGATTCACCTTGGGATCATCATGGTGGTCAATCTGGAGATCGGCTTGATCACACCCCCGGTCGGTCTGAACTTGTTCGTGACGTCCGCGGTGACCGGCATGTCAGTGCCTGCCACCATCAAGGCAGCCATGCCCTG
- a CDS encoding TRAP transporter substrate-binding protein: MFKSICKALACTLALGSMSAVMAADPVIIKFSHVVADHTPKGQGALMFKKLVEERLPGKVKVEVYSNSSLFGDGKEMEALLLGDVQLIAPSLAKFEQYTKTLQLYDLPFLFDDIAAVDRFQMSPQGQGLLKSMESKNITGLAYWHNGMKQLSANKPLRVPGDARGLKFRVQASAVLEEQFKALRANPRKMSFAEVYQGLQTGVVNGAENPYSNIYSQKMHEVQKYITESNHGVLDYMLITNTKFWDGLPPDIRSELDKIIVQVTAQVNKEAEQLNQDAKQSIIAAKTTEIITLTPEQREQWRAAMKPVWKKFEADIGPELITAAQAANTAQ; the protein is encoded by the coding sequence ATGTTCAAATCCATCTGTAAGGCACTCGCCTGCACGCTTGCTCTAGGGAGCATGAGTGCAGTCATGGCAGCTGATCCAGTCATCATCAAGTTCTCACACGTCGTCGCCGACCATACGCCCAAGGGCCAGGGCGCACTGATGTTCAAGAAGCTGGTAGAGGAACGCTTACCCGGTAAGGTCAAGGTCGAGGTTTATTCCAACTCATCGTTGTTTGGTGATGGCAAAGAGATGGAAGCCCTGTTGTTGGGGGATGTGCAGTTAATTGCGCCGTCATTGGCCAAGTTCGAACAATACACAAAGACCCTCCAGCTGTACGACCTGCCCTTTCTGTTTGATGACATCGCTGCAGTTGACCGCTTCCAGATGAGCCCGCAGGGCCAGGGACTGCTTAAGTCCATGGAGAGTAAAAACATCACCGGCCTGGCCTATTGGCACAATGGGATGAAGCAGTTGTCGGCCAACAAACCGCTGCGTGTTCCTGGGGATGCCCGAGGCCTGAAGTTTCGGGTGCAGGCTTCCGCCGTGCTTGAGGAGCAGTTCAAGGCCTTGCGCGCCAACCCGCGCAAAATGAGCTTTGCCGAGGTGTATCAGGGTTTGCAGACCGGTGTAGTCAACGGTGCAGAAAACCCTTACTCGAACATCTACAGCCAGAAAATGCATGAGGTACAGAAATACATCACCGAATCCAACCATGGTGTGCTGGACTACATGCTGATCACTAACACCAAGTTCTGGGACGGTCTGCCGCCGGATATTCGCAGTGAACTGGACAAGATCATCGTGCAGGTTACCGCGCAAGTTAACAAAGAGGCCGAACAGCTCAATCAGGACGCCAAGCAAAGCATCATTGCCGCCAAAACCACCGAAATCATTACCTTGACTCCTGAGCAACGCGAGCAATGGCGAGCCGCGATGAAACCCGTCTGGAAAAAATTCGAAGCTGATATTGGCCCTGAGCTGATCACCGCTGCGCAAGCCGCCAACACGGCTCAATGA
- a CDS encoding DUF294 nucleotidyltransferase-like domain-containing protein: MQIELQEISDHLYRFAPFDTLPKETVDAIARRVEVSYFKAGSDILEAGAIIHDLHYVRSGAVEIYRRNGELYNRLVEGDLFGQAGLLRSNKVRFPARALEDSLIYYIPANIFAELCAQHDAFADFVEAEGHSRLKTAVEAQGRASELIQLKCRGLISRPLVWVTSDTCVGDAAKIMTEQSVSCVLVMSSAGLQAAEIQGIVTDRDLRTRVVAEGRNADETSARDIMTAEPVAIGADDSVFEAMLVMLRRNIHHLPVVHLGHPIGLINLSDIIRYESHSSLYLVNRISNQTSVDGLKSLLRDLRGTYIRMVRDGATAHMIGSAISGIGRAFTQRLLELAEKKLGPPPVPYCFMVLGSMARDEQLLVTDQDNALVLDDRFDPIQHDAYFRALATFVSDGLAACGYSYCKGGIMATNDQWRQPLKVWRSYFDQWIEKPNPTTLLNSCIFFDLDGVFGELELVQELKVLCARKSSAHPVFLSAMARIALNRTPPLGFFRTFVVETDGQHKRIINLKGRGTAPLTDLIRIHALACGSTAQNSFDRMDAIANSNVIPPEALKQLRYALEFLSMVRIRHQVDALEQGAALNNYIEPERFSNSERHNLKEAFQVLSNGQNFLRFRYPSKGRLSS, encoded by the coding sequence ATGCAAATCGAGTTACAGGAGATTAGCGACCACCTCTATCGTTTCGCTCCATTTGATACGCTACCAAAGGAAACGGTAGACGCCATCGCCCGGCGGGTAGAAGTGAGTTATTTCAAGGCCGGCAGTGACATCCTTGAAGCGGGCGCAATCATTCATGACTTGCACTATGTCCGTAGCGGTGCGGTGGAGATTTACCGGCGCAATGGCGAACTCTATAACCGACTTGTCGAAGGCGACCTCTTCGGTCAGGCCGGTTTGTTGCGCAGTAACAAGGTGCGTTTTCCCGCCAGAGCCTTGGAAGATAGCCTGATCTATTACATACCCGCCAATATCTTCGCTGAACTGTGCGCACAGCATGATGCTTTCGCCGACTTCGTTGAAGCTGAGGGGCATTCCAGGCTCAAGACTGCCGTAGAGGCGCAGGGGCGGGCGAGTGAGCTTATTCAGCTCAAATGCCGAGGCCTTATCTCTCGGCCCTTGGTGTGGGTCACGTCGGATACCTGTGTCGGCGACGCGGCAAAAATCATGACAGAGCAAAGTGTTTCTTGCGTTCTGGTGATGTCATCAGCGGGCTTGCAGGCGGCTGAAATCCAAGGGATTGTGACCGATCGGGACCTTCGCACACGCGTTGTCGCGGAAGGCCGAAACGCTGACGAAACGTCTGCCCGAGACATCATGACGGCCGAGCCGGTAGCGATAGGCGCAGACGACTCAGTGTTTGAAGCGATGCTGGTGATGTTGCGCCGTAATATTCACCATCTGCCGGTGGTCCATCTTGGCCATCCGATCGGGCTGATCAACTTGTCGGATATCATCCGCTACGAGTCACACAGCAGTTTGTACCTGGTAAACAGAATCTCTAACCAGACGTCGGTCGACGGTTTGAAATCGCTTTTGCGTGACCTGCGCGGAACCTACATCCGCATGGTGCGTGATGGCGCGACGGCGCACATGATTGGCAGCGCGATTTCTGGTATTGGCCGAGCCTTTACCCAACGTTTGCTGGAGCTCGCAGAGAAAAAGCTGGGGCCGCCTCCGGTGCCTTACTGCTTTATGGTGCTGGGCTCCATGGCACGTGATGAGCAGCTATTGGTGACGGACCAGGACAACGCCCTGGTGCTCGACGACCGCTTCGATCCGATCCAGCACGATGCATACTTCCGCGCGTTGGCGACGTTTGTGAGTGATGGCCTGGCCGCGTGCGGTTACAGCTATTGCAAAGGCGGGATCATGGCGACGAACGATCAGTGGCGTCAGCCGCTGAAGGTATGGCGAAGTTATTTTGATCAGTGGATCGAAAAGCCTAATCCGACGACGTTGCTCAATAGTTGTATTTTTTTCGACCTGGATGGTGTGTTTGGCGAACTCGAGCTTGTCCAGGAACTTAAGGTTCTGTGTGCTCGAAAATCCAGCGCACATCCTGTTTTTCTAAGTGCCATGGCTCGAATTGCCCTTAACCGGACACCGCCATTGGGCTTTTTCCGGACCTTTGTGGTTGAGACAGATGGGCAGCATAAACGGATTATCAACCTCAAGGGGCGAGGCACTGCACCGCTGACTGATCTGATCCGTATCCACGCGCTCGCGTGTGGCAGTACTGCGCAGAATTCATTTGATCGCATGGATGCCATCGCGAACAGCAACGTCATTCCGCCTGAAGCATTAAAGCAACTCCGATACGCGCTGGAGTTCCTGTCGATGGTGCGAATTCGACATCAGGTTGATGCACTGGAGCAGGGAGCTGCGCTTAACAATTACATTGAGCCTGAGCGCTTTTCCAATAGTGAGCGGCATAACCTCAAAGAGGCGTTTCAAGTCTTGAGTAATGGCCAGAATTTCTTGCGCTTCCGTTATCCCTCCAAGGGTCGCCTGTCCTCATGA
- a CDS encoding TRAP transporter small permease, producing MQAFRRIWEHFEEGFIVFLLAAMTLVTFVYVILNNLYTLFYRLADNWEGASNVLFAMGDGVMSMAQAMTWSTALTKALFGWLIFFGLSYGVRTAGHIGVDALVKLASKPVQRLIGILACLCCLLYAGLFSTASFEWIHTLMSAGIGAEDLGHFGIMQWHIGLIVPVGFALVFIRFAEIFVRILLHRQTGLGLADEAADVMKLTEHEDNKP from the coding sequence ATGCAGGCCTTTCGGCGCATCTGGGAACACTTCGAGGAAGGCTTCATTGTCTTCCTTCTGGCCGCCATGACATTGGTAACGTTCGTCTATGTCATTCTCAACAATCTCTATACGCTTTTCTACCGTCTTGCCGACAACTGGGAAGGCGCCAGTAACGTATTGTTTGCCATGGGTGATGGCGTCATGAGCATGGCTCAAGCCATGACCTGGAGCACCGCACTCACCAAGGCGCTGTTCGGCTGGCTGATCTTCTTCGGCCTGTCCTATGGCGTGCGCACCGCCGGGCATATTGGCGTTGACGCGCTGGTAAAGCTGGCGAGTAAACCCGTCCAGCGGCTCATTGGAATCTTGGCCTGTCTTTGCTGCCTGCTCTATGCCGGCCTGTTCAGTACGGCCAGCTTCGAGTGGATTCATACCTTGATGTCGGCGGGAATAGGCGCCGAGGACCTTGGCCATTTCGGGATCATGCAGTGGCACATAGGGCTGATTGTCCCCGTGGGTTTTGCATTGGTTTTCATCCGTTTCGCTGAAATTTTCGTGCGCATCCTGCTGCACCGCCAAACCGGTCTCGGCCTGGCCGATGAAGCCGCTGACGTGATGAAACTGACCGAGCACGAGGACAATAAACCATGA